gtcaaatgggctgtaacccaaagtttggcttttaaaaagccaaatctggcaacccagattcgaactcaggtcttcccggtcctagtccaacactctaaacactacgctcctcctgctaaataaaagaaagccatcacttgaaaaggtgcctcttggcccagttaagGGCTGGTAGGTGCTCTAATCATTTCCAGGTTAGGCTACTGTGATGTGCATTAAGTGGGGCTGGCCTTGAAGGTATTATCTGAAGCCTGCAGATAGAAACATACCATGTCAATCCTTTATCAGCCCcattggctaccagtttgtttctgaacTCAATTCAGAGTACTAGTTTTAGCCCAATCTCATCCTGTTTGGGGGGCCTTTAAGGCTATCTCAGAAACTGCCCTCCTGCACAAATCTGCCCATGACTTTGGTTCCCTTATGAAGGCCTTCCTTTGTGTTcacctgggcctttcccagacagcaggctttaccgtgagattaagaggggtgaagtactgtgAGTTGCGGGACATATTGGATGTTTTGTATTTGCCccaaaaaacagacacaaaaagtggattttttaaaaccccagacataaatcaggcgaATCGCCAATGCACAAAgtaaaacccaaattgtgtatggagtgctctccgatagctcacaaggactttgacgtaaatctggatgatatgtgaaagtacacctgcccttccaaaataaaATTGTCATCTGGAAATGGCCCTGCTGTCTGAAGTGTGTGGACATTTGCCTGCTgtctcttcagagagggctccttGGCTGTGGTCCCCGAACTGTGGAAAGAGCTCCCTAAAGAAGTATGTCTGGACTtctttaataatttaataatttaaccTTGCCTTGGAAGGGCAGTGAAGACTAGGCAAGCATTTCAGATATGTTGAATTGGCCATGCTGGAGTTTCTTCTGTTttgctttgtgtgtgtatatatatattttgtctcattataataatatattaatgtCTCTTTATTTTGAATGTAAGCTGCCATGAATGCACGTCAGTGCAGAGAGGTGGGGTAAATTAATAACAGAATTAGAATTAAATTAGGGTCATCTGAAGGAGAGGATTAGGCTTGCGGGGGTGGTATTCCCTATGATGCAGGAGTGTCATTTAAGCCTCTCCTTCTTGGTACTTCAGATCACTGTGTGATTATTATTAGGAGTGGTACAAGAGAAATAACCATCAAAATGAACATTCTCAAAATCCGCTAGAGCTTTTCTGTAGTTTAATCACACAAACATCCAGAAATAGGCCTTTGAGCCTCCCTTGTGAATGTTcctcctgcccccttcctgaACCTTTAAGGGACCCCCTGCTCACCCAAAGGCTGCTAACCTTgtccctctctcttcctttgcAGGTTCCTCCTTGCACTCCTTGCATCATCTCAATACTGTAATATTTGAGTCTGGCCATGATCGACCCCACATGATCTCTTTGGCATATGTAGACGACCTCCTCATCTCTCGCTATGACAGAGATGCAAGGAGGTTCCTTCCTCAAACACCATGGGCAAATAAGTTCGAGAGGTATAATGTCAGCTCCTGGGACTGGCAGGACCTCATTGGATATAACAGACAACTGTTGAGCAAGATGAACCAGGTGGCTCCATTCAGCCAGAACGAGGGTGAGTGTGTGAGGTTGTGGCTCCATCTCCACCAAAGCTTccagaaatgggggcaggggggcaggatgGTAGTAAGGATTAGAAAGTGGGAGCCTTTCccatttccttctttccttttcatGAATTCACAGCCCCCCTCCATTTTATATAAAGCCCAAGGAAGTGGGCAGAATGGCATGTTGGCACAAACAGACCCCAGAGGCAAAATCAGGGTCttgagtgtgtgtatatgtgtatgtttgtgtggggggggggtataagAGCTGACTCCTTGTTTATGATTGTGTGTGCCAATGATAATGGTATGGAAGAGAGCACTGGTTCTGGATTTTGGAACTTTTTTGGGTGGCCTGTGGGCGAGGGGAAGGAATGGCTGCTCGGGGCATCTTGGGTAATAGCAGCTTGTATTCTGAGAagaacacagcagccatttaGAAATGGTAGAGGCCCTCCCTCCATAAATCTACTTTGGGTGGGGGCATTcttgtggtgtggagaaaggcaAAGTAGAAGCTCTCTCTTGGTTCTTTCTTGGTGATAGAAGAGCGCAAATTAGAATATAAATCTTCAGCTCTTTTGAAGCAAAAACCACTTGGGTGTGCCTTTTCCTGAGCTGGGTGGGGAAGGACCTGGCTTTATTTCTTGCCACTGCCCATATACAGTTTTTTTCTCATTTTCAGGAGGTGTTGCAGAGCCCTCATGTAGGTGTGCAAAAATCAGGCTGGCACAGATGCGGGGTGCAACAAAGGCAGAATAATTTAACTTTGCTCTGGCTCTGAGATTTTGGTTGTGTCTTTCAGGGTTTCATACCTTGCAGCGTATTTCCGGCTGTGAACTTGATGAACATGGGCACAGGAGAGGATTTTCACAGCATGCCTATGATGGAAGGGAGCTCGTCACCTGGATAACAACAGATGCAGCAGCTCAAGTGTCCAAGAGGACCCGGGAGGCTGAGCCAGCTGTTAGCTTGTATTGCAAACGCTATTTGGAGGAGGGATGCATTGAGCGGCTGCAGACATTTTTGGTGTTTGGGAAGGGGACTTTGTTGAGGCGAGGTAAGGCTTGGAAATGGTGGTGCGGGGAGCAGTTCTTCTGCATAATCCAACGTCATGCCCCCCTCCAATCCAGATTGGGGAGCtaatctacacatgcagcagaagccTTCAGGGATAAAGCCCTTCATACTGCTGGTGGCTCATATTGATGTATATTTAAAAACTTCCCAAGAAGTAGAAAAATAGCCCAGTGGAGAAAGACAGATGGGCTAGCATATTTATCTGTGTGCTTTTTACTTGCATGGAATTTTTAACTGCATGAGGGAGCATTTTAATGTTTCATGTTAGCTCCCTGCCACCTGCAGTTTTGGCATGTAAAGTCCACAGTGTGATCTCCATTGGCTCTCTGGGGGAGGTGGGAAGGGGGACAGTTCATTTGTGTTCAGACCAGATGTGCTGATTTGTTTTGAAGCCCTGATAAGTCGTCTTACTTTTGCAGTAACAAGGAGAACTGCTCATTGGAGACAGTAAAACTTCAGCAGTTTCGAGGCATGTTATGCCCCAATcccctgcacacatgcacacacacacacgtaaatacAGACTTTCATGATTTCCGGACTCAAGCTTTCTTGTGTAGGAAAAacatgcacgcgcgcgcacacacacacacacacacacacacacacacatattacacacacatagatagataggcctgtgcaaagttggaTTGGCTATGTCGGAACTGATCAGACATCACTGCAATGGGTAAAAAATTGACCAAACTCTGATCCAATATGAAGCCCCTGATATCTGATCTGAATTGGCAGAATTCATTTCAGACTGTTGGAATTCATGCCATTTATATCGGAATTAATGCCATTTTGAAGCCCAAAGTAAACTGTATTGTTTCCCATAGaggtcaatggggaaatgggggtggggatcaTGAAAAATAAAGGGCTGGGCCTAGGACTTCAAAATTTGGCAGAGGTGAAGTAAGGTTGGCAggttgtagtgaatttgaagtgaATTGGAAATTCCAGagacttttaataatttttattttgttttatgaggCATTATTGCGCAGGAACAGCAGTCTAACATTGCCAGAATGGTACTTTTATACAAGAACAACTCATAAACCAAAAAGAAAACACTAAAATTGAAGGATTGGTCAAATCCAAATCCGAGTAAGAATTTCAAAATCAGACAAACAATAAAATCCATAAACATCAAAtttaaactaggggtgtgcatgattCACTGTTTGAAGGGTGATTCGTAACACATTCCCTGCACCTTTAAAGGTGCACATACCTGCTCCCTtgctgctcactgccacttcctgaattggcgATGTTCATCCCAGCTATCTTCGTGTGCCagtggtgctctcccccagctgcccccacgcAATGCTGgcagcctccacacatgtgtgatggccatttgcatgctcagCAAGGTTGTTTTCAAGGTTGTTCGTGTGCCTGCATTGTGTtgaggcagctgggggagagcaccgcCAGCACACGAAGGTAGCTGGGAGTACTGctgccaattcaggaagtggtggcgagcaggtatgaacctgctgtcctccattttaaaggtgcagggcATGTGTTACGAATTGTCCTTCGAatcacgattcatgcacatccctaatttaaacAACCAGCAatggagcagcagaagcagcaaaaataacagaaaaagcaGCACCCCCTAGTGGTAAACAGCTAGACCTTTCCTTGCATGCTTCCTAAATACTGCAAGGGAAGCCAGGCAACAGGCAtatactgggagagcattccaaagactCAGGCGGAAACCAAGAAGGACCTGACCCACGTGCACAACCATCCTTAATGTCAGCACACAAAGCAGAGCCCTCTCCATTGACCTTGTCAGGTGGGCAGAAACATctgggagcagacagtccttcAGAAAGACAGAATCTAAACTActgagagctttaaaggtaataaccagcaccttgcattggagccagaaacaaaccggcagccagtgcagctctttcaaaatgcgtGTAATATGGGTGCAGCTCCAGAGAGTACCCCAACCACTGTATTTGCACTAGAAGAAGtatctgaatattcttcaagggcagcctcacatagagtgtgTGGCAGTATTCAAGCTGTGATGTGACCAAGGAAAAGTAATGCtgattgggggggaaagggacaTGGGTAACTGACAAAACACAGATTCCATCTTAACTCAAGAATGCCTGATACTCCTACTCcaccctgagtgctctgaatAGGGGACATTCTTCTCTTTTGTTACTAAAGGAGGACAATCCTTGCTTTTGTCATTGGAGAGTTTAAGCCTACGTATAGCTATCAAGCTACTGTATAGTCTTGAACCTTTTTCACAATAGGtgaccagctcaaaccagacctgCCTTTGGACATGTAAGTTCATACTCATTAAGGAGAAGGAACCTCCAATCTGGAGGGAAAACCTCCACCCTGGATTGGGTTAAGACTCAGAGATGTGGTGGCTCTTTCCATTGGCTCTTTCCACTGTCTATCTTTGGAAGAGTGGAAAAGCCTCCCCCCTCTGTAATCACTATAAAATAGTGTCCaagaccagcagccattttgtcaccagtccAGTAATCCAAGTTACCATGTCACTAGTTGCTTCTGGTACCCCAaaggagaagctgtagagatgaatgctctctcagccaagggcAAACCTACTGCTAGACTAatgtaaaactcagtgctagctgttgttttttgtatttgttttgaattccggtgtgcctttctttactcccagtttccccaattccttattctgtgcacaacctttatttcttaataaatttcatataAGAAGTAActtcagtctggtttaaaaggttATGGAGGGTTACTTGTAAAACTCTTCCCAATGTATCTCATAAGGCCATGTGCTGCTAACGAGTTGTTTTTAGAGTAATATACTGTTTGTCTAGTGCTGGGTTATGTGTCCTCTGGCTGCACAGTGCCTGTCACAAGCCAGGCGGCTCTAGGTTGTTGAAGTCATGTCTAAACCTGGTCaatggctttagatcagtcttcagctggtggcagcctaccttgaaggagcggcgtgctcctaaattgggatcagagcaatctttcTACTGAggatagatcccaggaaagcatagagtaacccctCACCTGTCACAATAACCGTGGCCAAGTCTGCCTGAAAGCAGGGGTGCAGGTGGCACATCAGTCAAAGCTGCATACAGGGGTCAGGGCTGAGTTGCAGGAAGCAGCCACCACAGGGCGCAAGGCGAGAAGGTGTGACC
Above is a window of Hemicordylus capensis ecotype Gifberg chromosome 2, rHemCap1.1.pri, whole genome shotgun sequence DNA encoding:
- the LOC128342322 gene encoding major histocompatibility complex class I-related gene protein-like isoform X2: MDPTQWCLLSLGAVVLLLLQDCFGSSLHSLHHLNTVIFESGHDRPHMISLAYVDDLLISRYDRDARRFLPQTPWANKFERYNVSSWDWQDLIGYNRQLLSKMNQVAPFSQNEGFHTLQRISGCELDEHGHRRGFSQHAYDGRELVTWITTDAAAQVSKRTREAEPAVSLYCKRYLEEGCIERLQTFLVFGKGTLLRREPPVVKVRHKAGYDVLDTLICRVYGFYPKEIDATWRKDGEVWEQETFRGGVTPNSDGTYHTWLSIEIDPKERSLYQCHVEHDSLLEPLRLTWEDPASMPIWLIVRAIGGVLLVAILLGAAIIFYIKKRKRDGYKAASMTGKG
- the LOC128342322 gene encoding major histocompatibility complex class I-related gene protein-like isoform X1, whose product is MDPTQWCLLSLGAVVLLLLQDCFGSSLHSLHHLNTVIFESGHDRPHMISLAYVDDLLISRYDRDARRFLPQTPWANKFERYNVSSWDWQDLIGYNRQLLSKMNQVAPFSQNEGFHTLQRISGCELDEHGHRRGFSQHAYDGRELVTWITTDAAAQVSKRTREAEPAVSLYCKRYLEEGCIERLQTFLVFGKGTLLRREPPVVKVRHKAGYDVLDTLICRVYGFYPKEIDATWRKDGEVWEQETFRGGVTPNSDGTYHTWLSIEIDPKERSLYQCHVEHDSLLEPLRLTWEDPASMPIWLIVRAIGGVLLVAILLGAAIIFYIKKRKRDGYKAASSSLRSNSTNSE